One region of Cyanobacteriota bacterium genomic DNA includes:
- a CDS encoding serine hydroxymethyltransferase: MTNAELLAAVDPLVADLLQQELQRQRDHLELIASENFTSAAVLAAQGSVLTNKYAEGLPGKRYYGGCGVIDQVEQVAIDRAKQLFGAAHANVQPHSGAQANFAVFLALLEPGDTIMGMDLSHGGHLTHGSPVNVSGKWFQVQHYGVNQQTERLDFDQIRALALEHRPKLLICGYSAYPRMIDFEAFRAIADEVGAYLLADIAHIAGLVATGHHPNPIPYCDVVTTTTHKTLRGPRGGLILTRDAELGKKLDKAVFPGTQGGPLEHVIAAKAVAFGEALQPDFKTYSAQVIANAKAMAAQLQQRGFKLVSDGTDNHLMLVDLRSIGMTGKQADQLVSTVNITANKNTVPFDPASPFVTSGLRLGSPAMTTRGMGTAEFTEIANIIADRLLAPDDEAVTADCLRRVADLCSQFPLYPHLVSTRAEQMVRVPVTA; the protein is encoded by the coding sequence ATGACGAACGCAGAACTGTTAGCAGCAGTTGATCCACTGGTGGCTGACCTGCTCCAGCAAGAGCTGCAACGCCAGCGTGACCATTTGGAGCTGATTGCTAGTGAAAACTTTACCTCAGCGGCAGTATTGGCAGCTCAGGGATCGGTGTTGACGAATAAATATGCTGAGGGCCTGCCTGGAAAGCGCTACTACGGTGGCTGTGGTGTGATTGACCAAGTGGAGCAGGTGGCTATTGATCGGGCCAAGCAACTCTTTGGAGCAGCCCATGCCAACGTACAGCCCCACTCTGGTGCCCAAGCTAACTTTGCTGTGTTCTTAGCCCTATTAGAACCAGGCGACACCATTATGGGCATGGATTTGTCCCACGGCGGACACCTCACCCATGGCTCACCTGTGAATGTCTCTGGCAAGTGGTTTCAGGTTCAACACTATGGCGTAAATCAGCAGACAGAGCGCTTAGATTTTGACCAGATTCGGGCATTAGCGCTGGAACATCGGCCTAAGCTATTAATCTGTGGCTATTCAGCCTATCCCCGGATGATTGACTTTGAAGCATTTCGAGCGATCGCCGATGAAGTTGGTGCCTACCTGTTGGCAGACATTGCCCACATTGCAGGTTTAGTTGCCACTGGTCATCACCCTAACCCTATTCCCTATTGCGATGTAGTCACTACCACCACCCATAAAACCCTGCGTGGCCCCAGAGGTGGTCTGATTTTGACCCGCGATGCTGAGCTAGGCAAAAAGTTGGACAAGGCTGTGTTTCCAGGAACCCAAGGTGGCCCCCTAGAGCACGTCATTGCTGCAAAAGCTGTTGCCTTTGGGGAAGCGCTGCAACCCGACTTTAAGACCTATTCTGCCCAAGTGATTGCCAACGCCAAGGCCATGGCTGCCCAGTTGCAACAACGGGGCTTTAAGCTAGTATCTGACGGTACAGACAATCACTTAATGCTAGTGGATTTACGCTCCATTGGGATGACTGGTAAGCAGGCTGATCAACTCGTGAGTACGGTGAATATTACGGCCAATAAGAATACTGTGCCGTTTGATCCGGCCTCTCCGTTTGTTACTAGTGGTCTACGTTTGGGGTCACCAGCGATGACAACTCGTGGCATGGGTACGGCTGAATTTACTGAGATTGCCAACATCATTGCCGATCGCCTGCTTGCTCCTGATGATGAGGCAGTAACAGCCGATTGTCTGCGTCGGGTTGCCGATCTGTGTAGTCAGTTCCCCCTATATCCTCACCTAGTTTCCACTCGGGCTGAGCAGATGGTGCGTGTTCCAGTGACTGCATAG
- a CDS encoding acylphosphatase, translating to MVRVHVVITGKVQGVGYRYHTQRFAESLGLAGWVRNLPDGRVEAVFEGESALVDRMVAWCHQGSPAAIVSEVTVTPETPEGLVGFQILR from the coding sequence ATGGTGCGTGTTCATGTTGTCATTACCGGCAAGGTGCAGGGTGTAGGCTATCGCTATCACACCCAGCGCTTTGCTGAGAGCTTGGGGTTAGCAGGGTGGGTACGTAACCTGCCCGATGGCCGAGTCGAGGCGGTCTTTGAGGGAGAGTCAGCACTAGTTGACCGTATGGTGGCTTGGTGTCACCAGGGATCTCCAGCAGCAATCGTCAGTGAGGTCACAGTAACACCAGAAACGCCTGAAGGTCTGGTAGGCTTTCAGATTCTCCGCTAG